One segment of Schistocerca cancellata isolate TAMUIC-IGC-003103 chromosome 2, iqSchCanc2.1, whole genome shotgun sequence DNA contains the following:
- the LOC126159254 gene encoding SCAN domain-containing protein 3-like encodes MSGVPSRTVTNRKICEEKKFSKKYGKKSFALDTIVGLKRYNLIFYYTSKHNSFTVAFPLNSNERKEKIAHLKSTIHHQQNIILAAVVQSEAVTRASYQVCNTLVKNMKAFTDAELMKQCMMSVCETLFQNFSNKSTCVRCIEDIPKYLFEAVINNVKLLKSFSITCDSRTDLASMAQFSLFVCYCTNDGVIKEDHLAIITMKGRTKGLCTDDYPSMTDVNKGLIALIKKEWNLPNLLSIHCLLHQESLACQISNSKLKNVMQTVISIINFICARELNRRKFKELLQELGKNYPELDNDGWVILTAFLTNITQKFNTVIFELQGPNKIIGQMTNKIFAFEAKLQLYINELKVKDLLVENPWHVGHDDLKLFCQFGFLKTNLPNEIIELQYDTQLKALFIEHCETQQYTEFWKCVPNNYKNLRECAQFILTPFPSTYLCETSFSKMKYLKNKYRTRSTDPKFVFGSGSELLLIPFLPFILHILLPIYMNIVRLCKSSFYAVFNTCKHAVKVCEYHMSSLTHATTIIPVDLNTRLL; translated from the exons atgtctggTGTACCCTCAAGAACAGTGACTAACAGGAAAATATGTGAAGAGAAAAAGTTTTCCAAGAAATATGGGAAGAAGAGTTTTGCTTT GGATACGATTGTGGGACTGAAGAGATACAATTTAATTTTCTACTACACAAGTAAGCACAAttcatttacagtagcttttcctttgaattcaaatgaaagaaaggaaaaaattgctCATCTAAAATCTACCATTCATCATCAACAAAACATTATATTAGCAGCAGTTGTGCAAAGTGAGGCTGTCACAAGAGCATCATACCAAGTGTGTAATACTCTGGTAAAAAATATGAAAGCTTTCACTGATGCTGAATTAATGAAGCAATGTATGATGAGTGTTTGtgaaacattgtttcaaaatttctccaaCA AATCTACCTGTGTACGTTGTATAGAAGATATTCCAAAATATTTGTTTGAGGCAGTAATTAATAATGTCAAACTACTCAAATCCTTCAGTATTACATGTGATTCCCGTACAGATTTAGCTTCAAtggctcagttttcattatttgtgtgttacTGCACAAATGATGGGGTAATAAAGGAAGATCATTTAGCAATTATAACCATGAAAGGTCGCACAAAAGGAT TATGTACAGATGATTATCCATCAATGACGGATGTCAACAAAGGTTTGATAGCACTAATTAAGAAGGAATGGAACTTGCCAAATTTACTATCCATTCACTGCTTACTGCATCAGGAAAGTTTggcatgtcaaatttcaaatagCAAATTGAAGAATGTTATGCAAACGGTTATAAGCATTATAAACTTCATTTGTGCCCGTGAACTTAATCGCCGAAAATTTAAGGAACTTCTGCAGGAATT aggcaaaaattatcctGAACTTGATAATGATGGATGGGTGATACTTACAGCTTTTTTGACcaatattacacaaaaattcaacacAGTTATCTTTGAATTACAAGGACCAAACAAGATAATTGGGcaaatgactaacaaaatatttgcatttgaagccaaactgcaattatatataaatgaactcaAAGTAAAAGATCT TCTCGTAGAGAACCCTTGGCATGTTGGACATgatgatctcaaattattctgccaaTTTGGATTTCTTAAAACTAATTTGCCAAATGAAATAATCGAACTTCAGTATGACACacagcttaaagctctgtttatagaacattgtgaaacacaacagtacactgaattttggaaatgtgtgcctaacaattataaaaatttacgagaGTGCGCCCAGTTCATTTTAACACCATTTCCTTCAACTTACCTTTGTGaaacttcattttcaaaaatgaagtacttgaaaaataaatatc gaacaagATCCACTGATCCCAAATTTGTTTTTGGTAGTGGCTCAGAATTACTACTGATTCCCTTCCTTCCCTTCATCCTTCATATTCTCCTGCCTATCTACATGAATATTGTAAGATTATGCAAgtcat cattttatgcagttttcaacACTTGTAAACATGCTGTGAAAGTCTGTGAATACCACATGTCATCATTGACTCATGCTACAACGATTATTCCAGTCGATCTCAACACTCGACTCCTGTGA